One window of the Amycolatopsis mediterranei genome contains the following:
- a CDS encoding ParB/RepB/Spo0J family partition protein, producing the protein MTERRGGLGRGLAALIPTGPTGGGPLPAPGDTTAADKKAAEDKGWFAANGQAQQHAGEVAGAVYREIPVSSIKPNPKQPRQVFDEEALAELEHSIRAFGLMQPIVVRELGNDEYELVMGERRLRASQQAELEAIPAIVRQTADESMLRDALLENIHRVQLNPLEEAAAYQQLLDEFAVTHEELASRIGRSRPVITNTIRLLKLPLPVQRRVAAGVLSAGHARALLSLEDAESQEELAARIVAEGMSVRATEEAVTLKKSEKPAKPKPAPRKPIQAPGLQELANRLSDRFDTRVKVDLGRRKGRITLEFGSVDDLERIVAIIDANGANQTPKTD; encoded by the coding sequence ATGACCGAGCGTCGAGGAGGGCTGGGGCGCGGCCTCGCCGCCCTGATCCCGACCGGACCCACCGGCGGTGGTCCCCTGCCCGCACCCGGCGACACGACGGCGGCGGACAAGAAGGCGGCCGAGGACAAGGGCTGGTTCGCGGCGAACGGTCAAGCGCAGCAGCACGCCGGCGAGGTCGCCGGCGCGGTCTACCGCGAGATCCCCGTCAGCTCGATCAAGCCGAACCCGAAGCAGCCGCGCCAGGTCTTCGACGAAGAGGCGCTCGCCGAACTCGAGCACTCGATCCGCGCGTTCGGGCTCATGCAGCCCATCGTCGTCCGCGAGCTCGGGAACGACGAGTACGAGCTCGTCATGGGCGAGCGGCGGCTGCGTGCTTCGCAGCAGGCCGAGCTCGAGGCGATCCCGGCGATCGTCCGGCAGACCGCCGACGAGTCGATGCTGCGCGACGCGCTCCTGGAGAACATCCACCGCGTCCAGCTGAACCCGCTCGAAGAGGCGGCCGCGTACCAGCAGCTGCTCGACGAGTTCGCGGTCACCCACGAGGAACTCGCGAGCCGGATCGGCCGCAGCCGGCCGGTCATCACCAACACGATCCGGCTCCTCAAGCTCCCCCTGCCGGTGCAGCGCCGGGTGGCCGCGGGCGTTCTGTCCGCGGGCCACGCGCGGGCGCTGCTGTCGCTGGAGGACGCCGAAAGCCAGGAGGAGCTCGCCGCGCGGATCGTCGCGGAGGGCATGTCGGTGCGGGCGACCGAGGAAGCCGTCACGCTCAAGAAGAGCGAGAAGCCGGCCAAGCCGAAGCCCGCGCCGCGCAAGCCGATCCAGGCGCCGGGGTTGCAGGAACTCGCGAACCGGCTTTCGGACCGCTTCGACACCCGCGTGAAGGTCGACCTCGGCCGTCGCAAGGGCCGGATCACGCTCGAGTTCGGGTCGGTGGACGACCTCGAGCGCATCGTCGCGATCATCGACGCGAATGGGGCGAATCAGACACCGAAAACCGATTAG
- a CDS encoding ParA family protein has protein sequence MNPPPSDSTETSHDVGWTPIAEEAARAARLLHPKEGSLPRPGRRRVMTVANQKGGVGKTTSTVNLAAALAVHGLKTLVVDLDPQGNASTALDVDHRSGTPSIYEVLIGEVTLAEAAQPTEQSPNLFCVPATIDLAGAEIELVSMASRESRLKEAISSEILDEIGVDYVLIDCPPSLGLLTVNAMVAAQEVLIPIQCEYYALEGLGQLLSNIELVQQHLNRELRVSTILLTMYDGRTKLADQVTNEVRNHFGDTVLKTVIPRSVKVSEAPGYGQTVLAYDPGSRGAMSYVDAAKEIAERGALMEKGSST, from the coding sequence GTGAATCCCCCGCCGTCCGACTCCACGGAGACCAGCCACGACGTGGGCTGGACGCCGATCGCCGAAGAAGCCGCCCGCGCCGCGCGTCTGCTGCACCCCAAGGAGGGGTCGCTCCCCCGCCCCGGTCGCCGTCGTGTGATGACCGTGGCCAATCAGAAGGGTGGTGTCGGCAAGACCACCAGCACGGTCAACCTCGCCGCCGCGCTCGCGGTCCACGGGCTCAAGACACTCGTCGTCGACCTCGACCCGCAGGGCAACGCGAGCACCGCGCTCGACGTCGACCACCGGTCCGGGACACCTTCCATCTACGAGGTGCTCATCGGCGAGGTGACGCTCGCGGAGGCGGCCCAGCCGACCGAGCAGTCCCCCAACCTCTTCTGCGTCCCCGCGACGATCGACCTCGCCGGCGCCGAGATCGAACTCGTCTCGATGGCGTCCCGCGAGTCCCGGCTCAAGGAGGCCATCTCCTCGGAGATCCTCGACGAGATCGGCGTCGACTACGTCCTCATCGACTGCCCGCCGTCGCTGGGCCTGCTGACGGTCAACGCGATGGTCGCCGCGCAGGAGGTGCTCATCCCGATCCAGTGCGAGTACTACGCGCTGGAAGGTCTCGGGCAGCTGCTGAGCAACATCGAGCTCGTGCAGCAGCACCTCAACCGCGAGCTCCGCGTCTCGACGATCCTCCTCACCATGTACGACGGCCGGACCAAGCTGGCCGACCAGGTGACGAACGAGGTGCGGAACCACTTCGGCGACACTGTGCTGAAGACCGTCATCCCCCGCAGCGTGAAGGTGTCCGAGGCACCCGGGTACGGCCAGACCGTGCTCGCTTACGATCCCGGTTCGCGCGGAGCGATGAGCTACGTCGACGCGGCGAAGGAGATCGCCGAGCGCGGCGCACTGATGGAGAAGGGTAGTTCGACATGA
- the rsmG gene encoding 16S rRNA (guanine(527)-N(7))-methyltransferase RsmG, protein MSLEEAAETVRAAAGRVFGERVDQAAGYVELLERHGIERGLIGPREVERLWERHVLNSAVIGEQMPPGARVVDVGSGAGLPGVPLAIARPDLDIVLLEPMARRVDWLAEVAEKLELPIAIIRGRAEEPPVREQLGGADIVTARAVAPLARLADWCLPLVRPDGFLVALKGASAADEIERDGAAIRKAGGADPLIVECGAAVLEIPSTVVKIRRLPTASKPKARSRKR, encoded by the coding sequence GTGAGCTTGGAGGAGGCCGCGGAGACGGTGCGGGCCGCGGCGGGACGAGTGTTCGGTGAACGCGTCGACCAAGCGGCCGGGTACGTCGAACTCCTGGAGCGGCACGGGATCGAGCGCGGGCTGATCGGTCCGCGGGAAGTCGAGCGGCTGTGGGAGCGGCACGTGCTCAACTCGGCGGTGATCGGCGAGCAGATGCCGCCAGGCGCTCGTGTCGTCGACGTCGGGTCGGGAGCGGGCCTTCCGGGTGTACCGCTGGCCATCGCGCGACCGGACCTCGATATCGTCTTGCTCGAACCGATGGCCCGCCGGGTGGACTGGCTGGCCGAGGTAGCCGAGAAGCTGGAACTCCCGATTGCCATCATCCGTGGACGCGCGGAGGAGCCGCCTGTGCGTGAGCAGCTCGGTGGCGCCGACATCGTCACCGCTCGCGCGGTCGCCCCGCTCGCTCGTCTTGCGGACTGGTGCCTGCCGCTGGTCCGTCCCGATGGCTTCCTGGTTGCCCTCAAGGGCGCCAGCGCGGCGGACGAGATCGAGCGGGACGGTGCCGCCATCCGCAAGGCCGGCGGGGCCGATCCACTCATCGTCGAGTGCGGTGCCGCGGTCCTCGAGATCCCCAGCACGGTTGTGAAGATCCGTCGCCTCCCGACAGCAAGCAAGCCGAAGGCGCGGAGCAGGAAGCGTTAA
- a CDS encoding DUF6886 family protein: MRPAAGEVLHFSEDPTITCFAPHVAATARQPEAYVWAVDAARAPDYWFPRQCPRAMAWVAPETSERDRALLSPGGSRVHVIEYGWLEAMRTVRLFAYRFAAAPFRPFGEHRHAMVAVTPVEPLGPPEAVGDLLALHASAAIELRLLPNLWAFVDAAASSSLGFSGIRLGSALPRPTELPA, encoded by the coding sequence ATGCGTCCCGCAGCCGGAGAGGTCCTGCACTTCTCGGAGGACCCGACGATCACCTGCTTCGCCCCCCACGTGGCGGCGACAGCTCGACAGCCGGAGGCGTACGTCTGGGCGGTCGACGCGGCACGGGCGCCGGACTACTGGTTCCCGCGGCAGTGCCCGCGCGCGATGGCTTGGGTGGCGCCGGAGACATCGGAGCGGGATCGCGCGCTCCTCAGTCCGGGTGGCTCCCGCGTCCACGTGATCGAGTACGGCTGGCTCGAGGCGATGCGGACGGTCCGGTTGTTCGCGTACCGCTTCGCGGCTGCGCCGTTCCGGCCGTTCGGCGAGCACCGGCATGCGATGGTGGCGGTGACTCCGGTGGAGCCACTCGGCCCACCGGAAGCTGTCGGCGATCTGCTCGCGCTCCACGCGTCGGCGGCGATCGAGTTGCGTCTGCTCCCCAACCTGTGGGCGTTCGTGGACGCGGCCGCGTCGAGCTCGCTGGGCTTCAGTGGCATCCGGTTGGGCAGCGCGCTGCCTCGGCCGACCGAATTACCCGCGTGA
- a CDS encoding protein jag, which translates to MSETIDTIDADQDDVTPADGEAGEQKAGGGDDILVQEGDIAGDYLERLLDLLDYDGDIDLDVEAGRAIVSIDGGEDLEKLVGPRGTVLEALQELTRLAVQQETGSRSRLMLDIAGWRADRREELRELGRSTAESVLKSGERVRLQPMSPFERKVVHDAVATVSGVTSESEGEDPKRRVVIFPES; encoded by the coding sequence ATGTCGGAGACGATCGACACGATCGACGCCGATCAGGACGACGTGACCCCGGCCGACGGAGAAGCGGGCGAGCAGAAGGCTGGAGGTGGCGACGACATCCTGGTGCAGGAGGGCGACATCGCCGGCGACTACCTCGAGCGCCTGCTGGACCTGCTCGACTACGACGGTGACATCGACCTCGACGTGGAGGCCGGCCGCGCGATCGTGAGCATCGACGGCGGCGAGGACCTCGAGAAGCTCGTCGGCCCGCGCGGCACGGTGCTCGAGGCGCTCCAGGAGCTGACCCGCCTGGCGGTCCAGCAGGAGACGGGCTCCCGCAGCCGCCTGATGCTGGACATCGCGGGCTGGCGCGCGGACCGCCGCGAGGAGCTGCGCGAGCTCGGCCGCTCGACGGCGGAGTCGGTCCTCAAGAGCGGCGAGCGGGTGCGGCTGCAGCCGATGAGCCCGTTCGAGCGCAAGGTGGTCCACGACGCGGTGGCGACGGTCTCGGGCGTCACGAGCGAGAGCGAGGGCGAGGACCCGAAGCGCCGCGTAGTGATCTTCCCGGAGTCCTGA
- the yidC gene encoding membrane protein insertase YidC produces MLDFIYYPVSFILWCWHKVFGFVFGEATAVSWILGIIFLTFTVRGIMFKPFVNQVRSMKKMQDFAPEMKKIQKKYANDRQRQAAEMQKLQKEHGVNPLGSCLPMLLQIPVFIGLNHVLRAFTMPPPGGGPKTENYFFTQADVHSYVSAKLFGVNLGEAVYNGVGVVSGGAANVGFQWSVLPVALPLMIVASIATHLTARHSVARQNAASATPQTAIMNKLTMYIFPLGVLVFGALFPLGLLFYWLANNGWTLMQQRLVYTKIDKEEAARKAEAAEKRATLGPKPGQKPTAPKVGQKPVQQKKNQPAQAGSAKKVTKAGSAHGFAQTTPAEAAAAAAAAKADGATVADPAPAPADAGGQNGSKENGTGVPGLLKDSTRKSGRKRR; encoded by the coding sequence GTGCTCGATTTCATCTACTACCCCGTGTCCTTCATCCTCTGGTGTTGGCACAAGGTCTTCGGGTTCGTCTTCGGGGAAGCGACGGCTGTCTCCTGGATCCTCGGCATCATCTTCCTGACGTTCACCGTGCGCGGCATCATGTTCAAGCCGTTCGTGAACCAGGTCCGGTCGATGAAGAAGATGCAGGACTTCGCGCCGGAGATGAAGAAGATCCAGAAGAAGTACGCGAACGACCGGCAGCGCCAAGCCGCGGAGATGCAGAAGCTCCAGAAGGAGCACGGCGTCAACCCGCTGGGCAGCTGCCTGCCGATGCTGCTTCAGATCCCGGTCTTCATCGGCCTGAACCACGTCCTGCGCGCGTTCACGATGCCGCCGCCGGGCGGTGGCCCCAAGACCGAGAACTACTTCTTCACCCAGGCTGACGTCCACTCGTATGTCAGCGCGAAGCTCTTCGGCGTCAACCTCGGCGAGGCCGTCTACAACGGCGTCGGTGTCGTCAGCGGCGGGGCCGCGAACGTCGGCTTCCAGTGGAGCGTCCTCCCGGTCGCGCTGCCGCTGATGATCGTCGCGTCGATCGCCACGCACCTCACCGCGCGGCACTCGGTGGCCCGGCAGAACGCCGCGTCGGCCACCCCGCAGACCGCGATCATGAACAAGCTGACGATGTACATCTTCCCGCTCGGTGTCCTCGTCTTCGGTGCGCTGTTCCCGCTCGGCCTCCTCTTCTACTGGCTGGCGAACAACGGCTGGACCCTGATGCAGCAGCGCCTCGTCTACACGAAGATCGACAAGGAAGAGGCGGCCCGCAAGGCGGAGGCCGCGGAGAAGCGCGCGACGCTCGGGCCGAAGCCGGGTCAGAAGCCGACCGCGCCGAAGGTCGGTCAGAAGCCGGTCCAGCAGAAGAAGAACCAGCCGGCCCAGGCGGGCTCGGCGAAGAAGGTCACCAAGGCCGGCTCGGCCCACGGCTTCGCCCAGACCACGCCGGCGGAGGCCGCTGCCGCCGCCGCTGCCGCCAAGGCGGACGGCGCGACCGTGGCGGACCCGGCCCCGGCTCCGGCCGACGCGGGCGGCCAGAACGGCTCGAAGGAAAACGGCACCGGCGTGCCGGGCCTTCTCAAAGACTCGACCAGGAAGTCGGGCCGGAAGCGCCGCTGA
- the yidD gene encoding membrane protein insertion efficiency factor YidD gives MRATPEHDPAHDHLDEGTAEPPRPGPVAWVLLLPIKLYRKAISPFLPPACRFYPSCSAYAVEALTRHGAGRGSYLAVRRLLRCGPWTPPGRDPVPETFSWRHRRPETPIEE, from the coding sequence ATGCGAGCCACCCCCGAGCACGACCCAGCGCACGACCACCTCGATGAGGGCACCGCCGAGCCTCCGCGGCCCGGCCCGGTCGCCTGGGTCCTGTTGCTCCCCATCAAGCTCTACCGCAAGGCGATTTCGCCTTTCCTCCCACCGGCTTGCCGGTTCTACCCGAGCTGCAGCGCGTACGCAGTCGAAGCCCTCACCCGGCACGGTGCCGGACGCGGCTCCTACCTCGCGGTGCGCCGGCTGCTGCGCTGCGGCCCGTGGACACCCCCCGGCCGTGACCCCGTGCCCGAGACGTTCTCGTGGCGACACCGCAGACCTGAAACACCGATCGAGGAGTAG
- the rnpA gene encoding ribonuclease P protein component, giving the protein MLPAAARLRRSEDFRVVLRRGSRAGRRRLVVHALTTDPSAATDALSAARAGFVVSKAVGNSVVRHRVSRRLRHLVSARLGTLPAGTALVVRALPPSSTASSAELGSDLDAALRRLGLLSSRRPAGDVPRPTRPADATPDHGSAV; this is encoded by the coding sequence GTGCTGCCGGCTGCCGCACGCCTGCGGCGGAGTGAGGATTTCCGCGTGGTTCTCCGTCGCGGGTCCCGGGCAGGCAGGCGCCGCCTCGTCGTCCACGCGCTGACCACGGACCCGTCCGCGGCCACCGACGCACTGTCGGCGGCCAGGGCGGGTTTTGTGGTGAGCAAGGCCGTCGGCAATTCGGTGGTCCGCCACCGCGTCAGCCGCCGGTTGCGTCATCTCGTTTCGGCCAGGCTCGGAACACTGCCCGCCGGCACTGCGTTGGTCGTACGGGCATTGCCGCCGTCGTCGACCGCTTCCAGCGCCGAGCTCGGGTCCGATCTCGACGCCGCGTTGCGCCGGCTGGGGCTTCTGTCGTCGCGCCGTCCGGCCGGGGATGTCCCCCGCCCGACGCGTCCCGCGGACGCGACCCCCGACCACGGATCAGCGGTGTGA
- the rpmH gene encoding 50S ribosomal protein L34 yields MSKGKRTFQPNNRRRAKTHGFRLRMRTRAGRAILAARRRKGRGALSA; encoded by the coding sequence GTGAGCAAGGGTAAGCGCACCTTCCAGCCGAACAACCGCCGCCGCGCGAAGACCCACGGGTTCCGCCTGCGCATGCGGACCCGCGCCGGCCGGGCCATCCTGGCGGCCCGCCGTCGCAAGGGCCGCGGCGCGCTGTCCGCCTGA
- the dnaA gene encoding chromosomal replication initiator protein DnaA, whose product MSDHQHNLGVIWEQVVRELSDGTLSPQQRAWMRVTRPIGLLDGTALLAAPSDFAKEAIERGLRGAITDALSRRLGRAISLAVKVDSAEAVAPAPAPHYAPSPGRVENGTSPEPAPPMPANGAPMMPPPRPAEPAQQRPPMPRPPMSMPAHQSVAPKPDDGDDTDEEVDEEGEALAAVHEIWPTFSGQPIAGQPYTAPAQPQTSKTKLNEKYTFDTFVIGASNRFAHAAAVAVAEAPARAYNPLFIWGESGLGKTHLLHAVGHYAQRLFPGMRVRYVSTEEFTNDFINSLRDDRKVAFQRRYRDIDILLVDDIQFLEGKEGTQEEFFHTFNTLHNANKQIVVSSDRPPKRLETLEDRLRTRFEWGLITDIQPPELETRIAILRKKAAQDRLAVPGEVLEFIASRVEANIRELEGALIRVTAFASLNQQPVDSALAEIVLRDLIPDSHAPEITAPTIMGVTSEFFDVTLDDLCGPGKTKALATARQIAMYLCRELTDMSLPKIGQTFGGRDHTTVMHADKKIRKEMAERRRIYDQVQELTSRIKQRARQ is encoded by the coding sequence GTGTCGGATCACCAGCACAATCTGGGTGTCATCTGGGAACAGGTGGTACGCGAACTGTCCGACGGGACCCTGTCCCCCCAGCAGCGCGCCTGGATGCGCGTGACCCGCCCGATCGGCCTGCTCGACGGCACGGCGCTCCTGGCGGCGCCCAGCGACTTCGCGAAGGAAGCGATCGAACGCGGGCTGCGCGGCGCGATCACCGACGCCCTTTCCCGGCGGCTCGGCCGCGCCATCTCGCTCGCGGTGAAGGTCGACAGCGCCGAGGCCGTCGCTCCGGCGCCCGCGCCCCACTACGCGCCGTCACCCGGCCGAGTGGAAAACGGCACGAGTCCCGAACCGGCCCCCCCGATGCCGGCCAACGGCGCGCCGATGATGCCGCCGCCTCGGCCCGCCGAACCCGCGCAGCAGCGGCCACCGATGCCGCGGCCGCCGATGTCGATGCCGGCGCACCAGTCCGTCGCACCGAAGCCGGACGACGGCGACGACACCGACGAAGAAGTCGACGAAGAGGGCGAAGCGCTCGCCGCGGTCCACGAGATCTGGCCGACGTTCTCCGGCCAGCCGATCGCCGGCCAGCCGTACACCGCGCCGGCGCAGCCGCAGACGTCCAAGACCAAGCTGAACGAGAAGTACACCTTCGACACGTTCGTCATCGGCGCGTCCAACCGCTTCGCGCACGCGGCCGCGGTCGCCGTCGCCGAAGCGCCCGCCCGCGCGTACAACCCCCTCTTCATCTGGGGCGAGTCCGGGCTCGGCAAGACGCACCTGCTGCACGCGGTCGGCCACTACGCGCAACGGCTCTTCCCGGGCATGCGCGTCCGGTACGTCTCGACCGAAGAGTTCACCAACGACTTCATCAACTCGCTGCGCGACGACCGCAAGGTCGCCTTCCAGCGGCGCTACCGCGACATCGACATCCTGCTCGTCGACGACATCCAGTTCCTGGAGGGCAAGGAAGGGACGCAGGAAGAGTTCTTCCACACCTTCAACACCCTCCACAACGCGAACAAGCAGATCGTCGTCAGCTCCGACCGCCCGCCGAAGCGCCTCGAAACGCTGGAGGACCGGCTGCGGACGCGGTTCGAGTGGGGCCTCATCACCGACATCCAGCCGCCCGAGCTCGAGACGCGCATCGCGATCCTCCGCAAGAAGGCGGCGCAGGACAGGCTGGCGGTGCCGGGCGAAGTCCTGGAGTTCATCGCTTCGCGCGTCGAAGCGAACATCCGGGAACTCGAAGGCGCACTAATCCGCGTCACCGCGTTCGCGTCGCTGAACCAGCAGCCGGTCGACAGCGCACTCGCCGAGATCGTGCTGCGCGACCTGATCCCCGACTCGCACGCACCGGAGATCACCGCGCCGACCATCATGGGCGTCACGTCCGAGTTCTTCGACGTCACGCTCGACGACTTGTGCGGCCCCGGCAAGACGAAGGCGCTCGCCACGGCCCGCCAGATCGCCATGTACCTCTGCCGCGAGCTCACCGACATGTCGCTGCCGAAGATCGGGCAGACGTTCGGCGGCCGCGACCACACGACCGTCATGCACGCGGACAAGAAGATCCGCAAGGAGATGGCCGAGCGCCGGCGGATCTACGACCAGGTGCAGGAGCTGACGTCACGCATCAAGCAGCGCGCCCGCCAGTAG